A single Fibrobacter sp. UWH6 DNA region contains:
- a CDS encoding fibro-slime domain-containing protein, whose product MRLTNLFRSLAVGLALFTISANAATVAIAHIIYEGDSLYYADNEEKLKYSLVSQERDGTYTIKFNEERLDDGKAELRRLRFGLNCEKNTDKCGTYLTSEEKDMPYLATLFPEYDQTIKNQPVYEVWLKLSQGSLEILPGIPDEYVVPDSATVIIRLLPSWNNTTALMTLNGKDYSMTPIRETYCGWFEDTLRIVPKNVYVSFKQTIGDMYIGKNGPIKEPIDIEDEIKLDSALAIGKELWIVANQYGEPEISTAFPEILGDCPVKKLPVMMFDWLHGDQGDEKNAIAQAGTTSQDFGTGGCKGEDNAYKARLGMVERELGPNGVPVRAKNFPKECEITDHLDYWFLPEVLATDAAGNQYTNATCRDLELTLDNKGFWLGQKNLESPEKGLFFLDDFKFLDEAGTVPNPNFDWINGGENIGTHNYGFTMKIQAQFEYVRGQYFEFYGDDDVWVFINNKLVVDIGGQHHQVSGSVKLDTIGQDTGDPLIPGETYPFHIFYAERHKDESNFKMRTSIDLKTDASMFLKDIPGGEKVIQKEVWQIVRKTALACDFSTSPELRDTTLGPSTFTLFGKSLAKGGIALSKLDSAYYSGIKVTNDYTMLTIDLQAIGFAQSLPPGTYYVRVALRDSPDQYKDVYFTVDPYELPNLAYASVKDSSYCVANISETADSTMDSTCYTQYWHAFGNEISRDVSSDTLPVNLDRTERMWAGRSYPVNIMYAEEWATIYSGIAVSIISTNPNLIACDSLGNIIDEVVLVAGHASFYIKAQDEVINATLTIKSAGAKNASVDWTNINIAVPPVPQIDSAFIYDRNGDGRADSIWLHFNKALGGQSVLDSLKFVFGSNFDTPYKAVYNDGEDFAYVVASGSGFSTSIYTGGAMAPYNGKITVYYTYTDESGKQSYFPVEGILYDRVGPVIVAAEIEYMSDGNTFLRLSFSEGVNEENANIDLFSFHCWKDKVLHTVVKTPGRIGAGQPNQWSLVFSKGSTQDIVPAVGDSIRFTVPSMGGQAHDLIGILPHEGNPWVRITGEQKVTVTSPKVVALDPAAENFESAKEIITNPNATVPKLVVSEQAMSAEQVAAVYGTQGHYLGDLDMAQLVENEIAEIVKAVQSTPSYVDKKAANDPANADKTYTIDEIIAAVANGTMSIGEAKDRFDLSEVIVDAYENGLLNVENLHYYSSGTEADIKNIVSTVAESTVLTYKTFYYTSLGHYVSGQTGRLTCNDDIFKDGGRKNCLDSDGKLFLAWNMRADNGRLAATGVYIARLEIKIKVNTKTITDKTQDFLWGVRRGQVNAIDLGL is encoded by the coding sequence ATGCGGTTGACGAACCTATTCCGGAGCTTGGCGGTTGGCCTGGCTCTGTTTACTATTTCTGCAAATGCGGCAACTGTCGCTATCGCCCATATCATTTACGAGGGTGACAGTCTTTACTATGCTGATAACGAAGAAAAGCTGAAGTACAGCTTGGTCAGCCAGGAACGCGACGGTACCTATACAATCAAGTTCAACGAAGAACGCCTTGACGACGGGAAGGCTGAACTCCGCAGGCTTCGCTTCGGTCTAAACTGCGAAAAGAATACGGACAAGTGCGGCACGTACCTCACTTCCGAAGAAAAGGATATGCCTTACCTGGCTACGCTTTTCCCGGAGTATGACCAGACCATCAAGAATCAGCCCGTTTACGAAGTCTGGCTCAAGCTGAGTCAGGGTTCTCTTGAAATTCTGCCGGGCATTCCCGACGAATACGTGGTACCCGATTCCGCCACGGTCATTATTAGGCTGCTCCCCTCCTGGAACAACACCACGGCTCTCATGACCCTCAACGGCAAGGACTACTCCATGACTCCCATCCGCGAAACCTACTGCGGATGGTTCGAAGATACCCTTAGAATTGTTCCCAAGAATGTCTACGTCTCCTTCAAGCAGACTATCGGCGACATGTACATCGGCAAGAACGGTCCCATCAAGGAACCCATCGACATCGAAGACGAAATCAAGCTGGACTCCGCACTGGCCATCGGCAAGGAACTCTGGATCGTGGCCAACCAGTATGGCGAACCCGAGATTTCTACCGCATTCCCCGAAATTCTCGGCGACTGCCCTGTAAAGAAACTGCCCGTCATGATGTTCGACTGGCTCCACGGCGACCAGGGTGATGAAAAGAACGCAATCGCACAGGCAGGCACTACAAGCCAGGACTTCGGTACCGGCGGATGTAAGGGCGAAGACAACGCCTACAAGGCCCGCCTGGGCATGGTCGAAAGGGAACTTGGCCCCAACGGAGTTCCTGTCAGGGCAAAGAACTTCCCCAAGGAATGCGAAATTACGGATCACCTTGATTACTGGTTCCTGCCCGAAGTCTTGGCAACCGATGCCGCCGGCAACCAGTACACCAACGCCACTTGCCGTGATCTGGAACTGACTCTGGACAACAAGGGTTTCTGGCTGGGTCAGAAGAACCTGGAAAGCCCCGAAAAGGGTCTCTTCTTCCTGGATGACTTCAAATTCCTGGATGAGGCAGGAACTGTTCCCAACCCCAACTTCGACTGGATCAACGGTGGCGAAAATATCGGTACCCACAACTATGGCTTTACCATGAAGATCCAGGCCCAGTTTGAATATGTAAGGGGCCAGTACTTTGAATTCTACGGCGATGACGATGTGTGGGTTTTCATCAACAACAAGCTTGTGGTGGATATCGGCGGCCAACATCACCAGGTTAGCGGTTCTGTAAAGCTGGATACCATCGGACAGGATACAGGCGACCCCCTGATTCCTGGCGAAACCTACCCGTTCCACATTTTCTACGCAGAACGTCACAAGGATGAATCCAACTTCAAGATGCGTACGTCTATCGACCTGAAGACTGACGCCAGCATGTTCCTGAAGGACATTCCCGGTGGCGAAAAGGTTATCCAGAAGGAAGTTTGGCAGATTGTCCGTAAGACCGCCCTGGCCTGCGACTTCTCTACAAGCCCCGAACTTCGCGACACCACTCTCGGCCCCTCAACATTCACCTTGTTCGGTAAGAGTCTGGCCAAGGGAGGCATCGCCCTCTCCAAGCTTGATTCCGCCTACTATAGCGGTATCAAGGTCACCAATGACTATACCATGCTTACCATTGACCTGCAGGCGATCGGCTTTGCACAGAGTCTACCGCCGGGAACCTACTACGTACGCGTAGCCCTCCGCGACAGTCCCGACCAGTACAAGGACGTCTACTTTACCGTGGATCCCTACGAACTGCCCAACCTGGCATACGCAAGCGTCAAGGATTCTAGCTACTGTGTCGCCAACATCAGCGAAACGGCAGATTCCACAATGGACTCCACTTGCTACACCCAGTACTGGCACGCATTCGGTAACGAGATCTCCCGCGACGTTTCCAGCGATACTCTCCCTGTTAACCTCGACCGTACTGAACGTATGTGGGCAGGACGCTCCTACCCCGTCAACATCATGTATGCAGAAGAATGGGCTACTATCTATAGCGGTATCGCAGTATCCATCATTTCTACTAACCCGAACCTGATCGCATGCGACTCCCTGGGCAACATCATTGACGAAGTGGTCCTGGTAGCAGGCCATGCCAGCTTCTATATCAAGGCCCAGGACGAAGTGATTAACGCCACCTTGACAATCAAGAGTGCAGGCGCCAAGAACGCTTCTGTAGACTGGACAAACATCAACATTGCAGTCCCGCCTGTTCCGCAGATTGATTCCGCATTCATCTACGACAGAAATGGCGATGGACGCGCTGACAGCATCTGGCTTCACTTCAACAAGGCCCTCGGCGGCCAGAGCGTTCTGGATTCCCTGAAGTTCGTATTCGGTAGCAATTTCGATACCCCCTACAAGGCAGTCTACAACGACGGTGAAGATTTCGCCTATGTCGTTGCAAGTGGTTCGGGATTCAGCACCTCGATCTATACCGGCGGTGCAATGGCTCCCTACAACGGAAAGATTACCGTTTACTACACCTACACTGACGAATCCGGCAAGCAGTCCTACTTCCCTGTGGAAGGCATCCTGTACGACAGAGTCGGTCCTGTTATCGTCGCCGCTGAAATTGAATACATGAGCGACGGTAATACGTTCCTGAGACTGTCCTTCAGTGAAGGCGTCAACGAGGAAAACGCAAACATTGATTTGTTCAGTTTCCACTGCTGGAAGGACAAGGTTCTTCATACTGTAGTAAAGACCCCCGGAAGAATCGGCGCAGGACAGCCCAACCAGTGGAGTCTTGTATTCTCCAAGGGTAGCACACAGGATATCGTCCCTGCCGTAGGCGACTCCATCAGGTTCACGGTTCCCTCTATGGGCGGACAGGCTCACGACCTAATCGGAATTCTCCCCCACGAAGGAAACCCCTGGGTACGAATCACCGGCGAGCAGAAGGTTACCGTTACCAGCCCGAAGGTTGTGGCCCTGGATCCTGCCGCAGAGAATTTCGAGAGCGCAAAGGAAATCATTACCAACCCCAACGCCACGGTTCCGAAGCTGGTCGTTAGCGAACAGGCCATGAGCGCAGAGCAGGTCGCCGCAGTTTACGGCACACAGGGTCATTACCTGGGAGACCTGGACATGGCACAGTTGGTAGAAAATGAGATTGCCGAAATTGTGAAGGCCGTTCAGAGCACTCCCAGCTACGTAGACAAGAAGGCAGCAAACGATCCCGCTAACGCCGACAAGACCTACACCATCGATGAAATCATCGCCGCCGTCGCAAACGGTACCATGAGCATCGGTGAAGCCAAGGACAGATTTGACCTCAGCGAAGTCATCGTAGACGCTTACGAAAACGGTCTTCTGAATGTCGAAAATCTGCACTACTACTCCAGCGGTACCGAAGCCGACATCAAGAACATCGTCTCTACCGTTGCAGAAAGCACCGTGCTGACTTACAAGACCTTCTACTACACCAGCCTTGGCCACTATGTTAGCGGTCAGACCGGCAGACTGACCTGTAACGACGACATCTTCAAGGATGGCGGACGCAAGAACTGCCTGGATTCCGACGGCAAGCTGTTCCTGGCCTGGAACATGCGCGCAGACAACGGAAGACTCGCCGCAACCGGTGTCTACATCGCCCGTCTGGAAATCAAGATCAAGGTAAACACCAAGACCATTACCGACAAGACCCAGGACTTCCTCTGGGGCGTCCGTCGCGGTCAGGTTAACGCCATTGACCTTGGTCTCTAA